From the Platichthys flesus chromosome 6, fPlaFle2.1, whole genome shotgun sequence genome, one window contains:
- the LOC133955366 gene encoding uncharacterized protein LOC133955366, with protein MGISHQTKKPPTGRPGSIRTSIHTLRRSHVGHGRITPVGTVHIRPLPARNTPARKQHAQTTQTRRVHTHLTQPTRRASSPSARCCPPPPHEQHTAHSDHSGCTFYCYFCYCCYCCCLTLLSFSLLLLLSPLPTTPPSAYFSTLSSNSTLPPPSSSSSRSSTSCLDELSCFYPDVNLTSSAVSPLCPLAPCLISEDSLPVFFVSSPLLTPSDQFTSSCHGSSSTSFSSSSSSSSSSSSSSSSSSSSSSSSSSSSSSSVTSDSSSPPPHPVLCRPWPSSRSLSSLLLCPPSFGDPVLSYASTLEHIPSGPARPRTLLRQQSLQQPLIQPPGPRLAQPPTTSQSLGQLHTAPGQPGGGGGAGRGEGGGSGGEGGVAGTRGGPRGARGSPAGAGASRYKEGGAAGRSHANPGSWDYMMDQMRNRGLDAKSFL; from the coding sequence CTCTCATCAGACCAAAAAACCCCCGACGGGAAGGCCCGGGAGCATCAGAACCTCCATCCACACCCTTCGACGCAGTCACGTTGGGCACGGCCGCATCACGCCCGTTGGGACGGTGCACATCCGACCCCTGCCCGCGCGGAACACCCCCGCACGCAAACAGCACGCGCAGACCACGCAGACACGCAGGGTTCACACACATCTGACGCAGCCGACACGCAGGGCGAGCTCACCGTCTGCACGATGCTGCCCGCCGCCGCCCCACGAGCAGCACACGGCACACAGCGACCACTCAGGCTGCACCTTTTACTGCTATTTCTGCTACTGCTgttactgctgctgcctcacgttgctctctttctctctcctccttctcctgtccCCTCTTCCCACCACTCCTCCCTCTGCCTACTTTTCCACTTTGTCTTCAAACtccacccttcctcctccttcctcctcctcctcgcgatcatccacttcctgtctggatGAACTTTCCTGTTTCTATCCTGATGTCAACCTGACTTCTTCTGCTGTGTCTCCCCTCTGCCCTCTGGCACCTTGTCTCATCTCTGAGGATTCTCTCCCCGTCTTCTTCGTCTCATCTCCCCTCCTTACCCCCTCTGACCAATTTACCTCCTCCTGCCACGGCTCCTCTTCtacatctttttcttcttcttcttcttcttcttcttcttcttcttcttcttcttcttcttcttcttcttcttcttcttcttcttcttcttcttcttcttcttccgtgacctctgactcctcctcccctcctcctcatcctgtcCTCTGCCGGCCGTGGCCTTCTTCACGTTCTctttcctccctgctcctctgcccTCCCAGCTTTGGGGATCCAGTCCTATCCTATGCATCCACTTTGGAGCACATCCCTTCTGGGCCGGCCCGGCCTCGGACACTCTTGCGCCAGCAGAGTCTTCAGCAGCCTCTCATCCAACCGCCGGGCCCCCGGCTAGCACAACCTCCCACCACATCCCAGAGCTTGGGACAATTACACACTGCACCTGGACAGCcagggggaggcgggggggctgggcgaggagagggaggtggcaGCGGTGGTGAGGGTGGGGTTGCAGGTACGCGAGGCGGTCCCCGGGGTGCGCGGGGCAGCCCAGCAGGAGCAGGTGCCTCTCGCTATAAggaaggtggagcagcagggCGCTCACATGCCAATCCCGGCAGCTGGGATTACATGATGGACCAGATGCGGAATCGAGGCCTGGATGCAAAGTCCTTCTTGTGA